The stretch of DNA TGCTGTACACCCACGCAAAGGATCGCTGCGAAGGCgttccatttgttgttgttgtgttaaTGGTGTGTGGCTCTGGGCACAGCgcttgaattatttatttagccaTGCATTTGCAGTTGGCAAAGTGCAAACAACCAAACAACGAAATGCCATTACAGTAAACACACTTTAATAGTTTAATGCCAGCGAAGCAGAAGTTtttggcagcaacaagaaggagcagcaggagcagcagcagaaggagaaacatcatcatcatcagcagcagctaaaagaGCTATAACCGCCAGTGGGCTATGGAATATGGCCACATAATAATGCCTATTTGACTAAGAGCAGAAAACGGACAAAACAGACGAAACGCGAGGCCGAAGAAACTTCGAGCTacaacgacagctgctgatGTGGTCGCTCGTCCTGCTCcacgctgctcctcctggggCCAACTTTGAcgaaagtttttggccaacacaagcagcagcagctgcaacaaaggaagagcgagcaggaggagcagcaggaggagcagcaggaggagcagcactgTCAGAGGACACCGACACATGTCAAAGTTTTGCAATTTCAAAgatttctttccatttttttctattgttgttgctgctgctgctcggctctTGCGAACATGATTTTTGGCAACCGCAGAGAAGCGCAGAGCAGACCATAGGCACGAGGAGCAGTCGCCACTTCAACGCTGgagttgtgctgctgcttcagcacTTGACAATGACGGGCCTGACCACAATTTGTGcccgcaggcaggcagctcccGCTCTCCATCGGGGAATGTCCTGGACTCCTGCTAACATTAATCCATTAAAAACTTCGTTTAGCTTGTTGGTTGGCAACTTCATTTAAAACCAATTTCGTGGCGTCCCCAAACCCATggcaaaaaaatcaaagttgTTCGTACAACAATGTTGCTGTGAAGTTCCATGTCCTCTGTTTGGggctgtgtgtgctctggcCATGTGACATCATCAGCGGACGTCACGTGCCCGGTACAGTTGGGCTCCATCGGCTATCCTTAAGCTTGCATGTCACTCTGTGGCTGCATTTCTCGCACAGTGCCGCCGGCAGGCCGAGCGATGTGGCACTGACAGAAATTACAGCTGGCGTGAGAACAGCGCGAATAGGAGCCAGCGCTGCGGCGCCTCTGATGGAATAATTAGTGCCAACGTTCTAGGGCGACGTTCGATAGAAGACGGACTTGATTGGCGTAGCAGAAAGAtgaggtggcagtggcagtaatTATCGTATTAAATTGAGTTGCAAACTAGAAAAAGGCGAAGGTTGCAACAGCCTCGTAGAGATATCGATCCAACTACATAGATGGGAGATGCATAAAGATATGCCATTAAATTTTGCcaaaattatgaatattatCTGAAgtacattttacataaattCGTACCAAAAAACAGCAATCCATTTATTACCTGTTATCTTTATTTTGTCAGTTAAATGGCggtacaaataaaatgtctATAATCAGCATAATGCAATAAGAATTAATTTCTACAGACATGGTCTTataaaatatctaaataaTAACTCAACACCATGAGAAATTGGAGTATTGGGAAGTGGGAACCTTTCTGCCAATCTGTATCCCAAtctggtgatctgatagataaggtcattccctacggaatggcgtttttagttttctgctatcttcaaaattgtagatttgggaggttttcgcccttttgcgggggcggggctcatttttgaaatacactggtttcagtgtgagcatacagcagtctggtgccaaaatttggtggctctagctcttatagtctctgagaactagccgacaaacaagacggacagacggacggacggaccgacagacggacagacggacagacatggctcaatcgactcggctattgatgctgatcaagaatatatatactttatgggtatatacgtttccttctgtgcgttacatacattcactttgtgcacaaatacaatataccctatttactcttcgagtaccgggtataaaaattataaaactaCAATTAGGTGACATTCTgcatttttaagaatttttgcACAGAATCGAACCCAAAGCGCGGATATAAAACATAAAGAGTTTGTAGAAAAAAATGTACCACATTTCATTGAATTGCTCATTCTTGGTCATATCAAGAATATCATTGAAGATATAAACTATTCTTTAATAATTCTGAAAACCAGCGGTAAATTAAGATTTCTGTTTGAattagtttggtttttggttcaTTTATTCATACAATATCTCATGATATCCTTACAAAAGGAGCATGACCCTGACATTAGTTAAACCAAGCTGATTTTACTTagaattatttcatttttattatcgaacatcttGTCTTTGCTGTTAGAGACCGAAGGGTGGAGAGagtaaaacgtttgctatctcTTTCTATGGCTTTTCTCTCGCGGGAAGCCGAGTGAGAGTGTGGGCAATAAGCTCACCTTTAcagtaaattcaccttgagtttgactttctttttttttagggCAAAATATAGTTTTAAATACCTTCCTATGGGGGTGTTGCCCCTGCCAAACTGCttctgcattttgtttgccctgcAACTTTTGTGTGCGCAAAACTAAAACACTCGCCGGAGGATATGGAAAGCTTAATTAATGCAAAGCTAAATCTTTTAGCGCGGCTtaagtgccagtggcagtgccagtggcagtgccaggaggggggcaacagctgcaacaattagtttaatttatGCGTCAACGCGTTGCACTCGCCAAATTAGCATTAAGCTGCGCGAATATCTCCATAAATTACTAACCAGCGGGCAAtgctttccttttcttgtttGCAGGAGAATGGAAGATCAGTTCCTGATGTTACCGCCAGTCCGGGACGCGCCCCGCCCGGACCGCTGCCCGCCAATCAGCTGTCCTCGCtgggcaaccagcagcagcagcacggcaaccagcagcagcagcaccatggcaaccagcagcagcagcatcatggGAATCAGCACCAGAACCGCGGACAGAGCGGCAGCATCTCGAATGCTGGCGTCAAGGAtccggtgctgctgcagggcgaCTTTCGCAAGGTCAGCGGCATCAGCTCGGAGATCTTTCGCCAGATAGAGGCCGTTGAGAATGATCACGATCCGAATACGGCGGCGGCCCTGGAGGCGGTGGAGCGGCGCGGTGAGATGATCGTTCGCATTCTGGAGCCACGCTGCATGGGCAGCAAGCAGGCGGTGGATGCGGCCCACAAGCTGATGAACAAGGCCGATGGCCGGCACACCGTGCAGCTGGTGGAGATTGTCAAGCGACCGGGGCAGACACTGGGCCTGTACATACGCGAGGGCAATGGCGCGGATCGCACCGATGGCGTGTTTATATCCCGCATAGCCCTGGAATCGGCGGTGTACAACAGCGGCTGCCTGAGGGTGAGTGGAAGCAAGGGGGAACGAGCGGTGGGCAGAGATTTAATGAGAGTTTTCCCCTCTCCTTTCCAGGTGGGCGATGAAATCCTTGCCGTCAATCTGGTGGACGTTACACACATGTCGCTGGACGATGTTGTCATCATCATGTCAATTCCACGCCGCCTGGTGCTCGCCATACGCCAGCGGCGCGGCAATCGTGGCACCAACTCCCCCGGTCCGCCCACGCTCTCACGCCCGGAGCAGAAGCCACCGCCGGTGGTGGTGATCAAGCGTGATCTCAGGGATGAGGATCTGGACGAAACGGATCGCATGCAGAGGCCGCCGCGCTCATCACGTGAAAGACGTACAGGTAGTTTGAAATGGAGGCCGTGTTTGAAATGCTAATCGGgattttcccctctctctttcgctctgtttCCGCACAGGTGATGGCCGCGAGATGACCGAATCCCGCTCCcggctgggtctgggcctcAACAACTACAGCCCGCAGTCGGAGCAGCTGGACATGTACTACAATACGCGTGGaggaggtggcggtggaggcggtggcatGCCCCTCAATGCCATGGGTGAGCCACCGAACTGGGGCTACaagccgccgccaccgccctcGTCGGTGATCACGGAGCAGCCCACCAAGGGGCATGCCTTTGCGCCCTCGCACGCGTACTACCAGAACGCCGGCACGCTGGAGAGCCTCGCCGAGAAGGTGCACGCCTTTTATCCCGGTGCACCCGGACAGCCGGTGGGTCCGTCGCGTCGCATGTCCACGGGCACCGGCAATGTGGGTCTGGCCCAGCAGCATGCGCGCTTCCCGCGCTCCGGCTCGGATCAGCACTTGCCGCGCGTGGAGTACGCGGACTACTCCAACTCCTTGGGCCGCCACTCGCTGCTGCGCTCCAGCCTGAAGCCCGGCACTGGCGCACCGCCCATGCccgtgggtgtgggtggcaCACTGGGCCGCTACGGACGCTACGATCAGCAGCGTGCCAATACGGTGTCCAAGTACGGACCGCCAGCTGCCGGCGCACAGTCGCTGACGCGTCGCTCGCGGCCCAATTTGGACTACTCCAGCGACACGGAGGCCACGATCGGACCGCGGCCCAGTTACTATTACTACAACAGGCCCGCCATTGGCAGCATGCCGCGTGGCGCCGGTGGCCATGTGAGCGGAAGTGCCGCTGCCACGGCAGCGCTGCTGGCAAGTGCCGCAGATCTCAACAAGTTCAACTCGCTGCCCAGGGAGCGGCCCGGCGTGAGGCTGCAGGGCATACGCACCCGAATCAGCGATCGCTTGGTGGACGAGAACGATGGCAACACCTCGGCGCCAGAGTTTGACGTGCGACGCGGCAGGGATCTGCGCCAGCGCATCACCGCCAGTCCCTCGATCTTCACAGCGGACGAGTACCGCGCGTGGCTGCGGCGAGCGCCCAGCAGCTCGGCCATTGCGGAACAGATGCGCATGACGCGCGACATGTTTGCCCAGCCGCGATCGCAGCGCTTCTCCTGCAGCGCCGAGAACATTCACGATGCATTGAGGAATGTAAGTACAAGAAGGACTCCCCTCCTGCCACTTTCTCATGCTCTTTGTTGCTTTCAGACGGAGAGCATTTACTCGAGCAGAACGGGCATACTCGGCGCGGGCACCCTCGATCGCAATATGGGCCTCACGCGTCCCATTTCCGCACTGCCTGTGCGCTCCATGTCCTCGCAGCATATTGGTGGAGCGGGTTCCATACGCTCCCCGAGCATACGACgcatgcggcagctgctggaactgTCCGCTGGCCCGGCCAGTCCTAGTGGCAGCATCATGAGCACCGGCGGCCATCAGAGTCCGGCACCAACGCCCAGCGCCACGCTGCCGCGGCAGCATCGACAGATTGACATCAATCCGGCAGAGTTTGCCAAGTACAAGCTGGACAAGCCAATAGTGGACATTGGCGGGGTCTCGGGCATGCTGTGGATTCATCTGCTGGCGGGTCGTGGATTGCGCACAGCTCCTGAGGGTTCCGGAGCACAGCCTGGTGCGCCGCCTGGCCAGACCAGAGATCTCTACTGCGTCATCGAGTGCGATCGCGTGCACAAGGCACGCACTGTGGTGCGCTCGGGCGACCTGCAGTTCGACTGGGACGAGTCCTTCGAGCTGGATCTGGTGGGCAACAAGCAGCTGGATGTGCTCGTCTACTCCTGGGACCCCCAGCACAGGCACAAACTCTGCTATCGTGGCGCCATTTCGCTGTCGGCCATACTGCGGCAGTCGCCGCTGCATCAGCTGGCGCTCAAGGTGGAGCCGCGCGGCACCATCTACATACGCATGCGGCACACGGATCCACTGGCGCTGTACAAGAGGCGTGGCCTGCCCAGCCTGCGTGCCGGCTATCCGACGCTGTTCGGCGCCGACCTGGAGACGGTCGTCAACCGGGAGTCCAAGGGCGCACCGGGCTGTGCCCCCGTGCCAATTGTGCTGCGACGCTgcgtggaggaggtggagcggCGCGGCCTCGATATAATCGGGCTGTATCGCCTGTGCGGCTCGGCCACCAAGAAGCGTCTGCTGCGCGAGGCCTTCGAGCGCAACAGCCGTGCCGTGGAATTGAGCCCGGAACATGTTCCTGACATCAATGTCATCACGGGTGTGCTCAAGGACTACCTCAGGGAGCTGCCCGAGCCGCTGTTCACGCGCTGCCTCTTCCAGATGACAGTGGATGCATTGGGTGAGTATTTCTCCTCCCGTTCCACAGCTAATTCTAATCGTTTGTGCAACCCCACAGCCGTCTGCTTGCCGGATGATCCCGAGGGCAATGCAAAACTGATGCTTAGCATTCTCGATTGCCTGCCCAGAGCGAATAGGGTAAGTGGCAGACCTCCTTCTGCCTCCCTGGCTGCCTACTCACACTGTCCTCTATTCTCCCACAGGCCACCCTTGTGTTCCTGCTCGATCATCTCTCGCTGGTCGTTTCCAACTCGGAGCGCAACAAGATGTCCGCCCAGGCGCTGGCCACGGTGATGGGCCCACCGCTGATGCTGCATTCGGCCAGCGCACAGCCGGGCGCTGACATCGATCACGCCCAGCCGATAGCAGtgctcaaatatttgctgcaaatctggccacagccgcaggcgcagcatcagcagctggcACAGCACATGGGCGGCGCCGTACAGGGTGGATCGATGATGAGCGGCCTGGCCACGGCCGGCAGCATGAGCAACATGGCGGGCGTTGCTTCAGGTAACGTACTCCCAGTGTCCATGatggaaacaacaacagaatcccgaccaaacacacacacacacacgactagaggacacaccgacacacacacacacgtacacacacctATGTACCTATGCAAGAGTTTTTCTTAAAGTTTCTTTCTTAAATGCTTTGAAAGCCGCCGCTGTTCCAGTCAAGATTTTCATTCTGTAACTCTCTTTCCAAGTCTGTTCAAAAGCGCGGCACAGAAACCGTTTTCACTGTTAACTGTtacttcacacacacacacatacacacatacacactcatcctgcacacaccacacacacacaccaatttGCATTCACATTAATATTGATTAATACAGAGTCCTATGTAGACAGGTCGGCGCGGCGAGTCAACAGGGCAGCGTGGAAGCAAAGTCAGTGCGTTGCCAGCGGACAGACAGCAACTTctactgcagcagcagcagcagctcatggCGGCGGGCAACCTACTCCGCTCGTCCACTTCGGTAACCAACATACTCTCCCAAGGCCATCCTCAGctctcagccacagccaacagtCATCTGTATCAATCAGTAGTGGGTCAGTTAGCTCAATCGCATCGAGCCTTGCAACAAGCGGTGCAACAGGTAAACAGAAAAATCcacaaacagccaacaaccaacaacagtaaccagcaacacacacagcaacactaacaacataaacaacaacaacaaatgagaacaaaaatcagcaaagaGACAAAGGAACATTCATTAACATAATCTTTATTTATACATTGCACTATCAGTCATCTAACTAACTCATTAACCTACATAATCATTTCGTCATAGTTGGGGTTTATCAATTGGTTCCAAATATAAATCTATAATTTTGTGGCGATTTTTCATAAGCGAACAGCTTTTAAATGTCATTCAGAATATCTTATAAGTTGGAGTACACAGGCTCCATAAAGGTTTCCTAAACCTACAACTTCTTAGGACTGTCAGAGATCTTTTAGAATATCTTTCTTACTCTTTGGAAAattcttttgtaattttaatcaTTTATAGTCAATCTTTCTTGGTTTAATATCTCAATTATTTTCACATCATTAAGCGCTTTAAATTGTcatacatttatattcaaaattcCTACAGAATGGTTTACTTTTCCTAAACCTACAACTTCTTAGGACTTTCGGATTTATTTTCGAACATTTTTAAGTCTCTAATAAAACAATTCTCATCAgttaaatgcatatttaatagGTTTTATAACTGACTTAGTTTTTAATCACTTTAAATACCTTTTTTTTACCATTGTTCGTTCAAtggttgggtttttgtttgtctcatAGTCTTCCAGTAAGTTTTCAGTCACCATtttcatgccatgccacacaatcTTACACTTTTTCTATCACACACTTTTACTTCTtaaaaacacacccacactctccacaacacacccacaccaaccgatacataaacatattctCTTGCTCTTTAACTTTTCCTGTTGACcgttttgcaaaaaaaagatgaTGATAAAAGTTATACATCTATACAAAAAACGTACATTCTTTAACCTACTGAGAGCTAATCTAATATTTCGAGAGCCATTCATTATCTGCTGTCAATATGATTTGTGCTTATAAAAACTATCTGCTTACGGATATATCTGATATCTACTTATACTATATAGTAAAGttattcataattttgttGTGATCCGTGAACGATAGACGTTGTAATTGTGACCTACGCATATATTAtcgtatatatttatttatatataaaacatAGCGATATATATGTGTGATATAACTTACGATAATGGTAAAGATGATGGTGATAATTGTTGAACGGCGTGTAAAGCATGATTGGCCCACTACTggtaaaacaataaaaacatatcGACTATTTATACCACTTTGTATACCAAATCCAATCCAACATATCTACATGTAATCCTCTGTATGTAAACACATGCCACCGTGTAAAATGCTTCATATATCTACCACAAAATGCCATTGTACAAAAACTTCATCAAACGTCATTGCCCCACCTCCTCGTACATTTGATTATTCCACTCCCAGGAGTTACTTTTGCAGTGCCCTAGCCACAACCTGATGACATCTCCCTGTCACCCTACTTCTACGCCATAAAGCACAGCTTTAGAATTTTTAGAGTACAAGTTAAAGTTGGGGAAGAATATACAGCAAATAGAGTAGAAATTCctttataaattattattttgggaCTGACACGGGAGCAACCATTTCTCCTGCACCATTTATCGCATTTTTGTGTCACTTTTTGCATGTCCAAACACCTCACGCCTTTGCATCACCATTCACCCAAAGTACAGTCACCGTTGCTCTCCGTTTCTCACCGTTCCTAACCTGCATCACAACCGCAAACAGAGTATAATAATTATCTGAATTGGAATTAACGAATTGGCCGCACAGCACGAAGTGAAATGTCTTAAAATATCCGCTTAACACTCGACACCATACACTTAACACCCACTAACACACACCATTGTGTACACACCAACAGCCTAAAGTCTAAATTCAAAAttgtctctcgctctgcacAACCCTTTAAGTAAGACTTAAACCCAAGACCCAGAACCCACTGCACGTAACCCCATTTAAAGCCCAATTTGTagccaaatgcaaaacaaaataattaaccAACTTCTTTGGGTTGTCCTACgaccctctctctttctctatcttttACTCGAATATCTTTGCAGCCCTATCAATTGGCGGGATCAGTGGGCTCAGCAATTCCCGACCAatcgccactgccacttccaggCACACCCTCCCCAGGCAGTAGCTCAGCGTCGACGGGTTCGGGCTCCGGATCGGGCTCGGGTAAAAGTAAGAAACAAATCCACATAGCACCAAGATGGAGTCTTtaatgctctctctctattgaAGGCACGGATACCATCAAGCGCGGTGCTTCACCTGTCTCCGTTAAGCAAGTCAAAATCATCGATACGGCCAGCCCCTATTCCATTGTGCAGAAGAAGCCGCCGCTGCAGAAGGATGCACCCATAGATGCCATCACACCCACCACCCAATCGGATGCAATCGGATCAGCCCTAGGTCTGGGCAAAAGctacagcggcagcggcagcagcagcacgacaaCACGCAAAGGCAACGTTGACTTCTATGAACCGCACAAAGCGCTGTCCAAGAGCTCGGCCGGCGACGACTTCACCACTAGCTACAGCTCCAAGTACGCCAGCCTGGACACGAAGAAGAGCGGCGGctacagcggcagcagcagctacacaCCCAGCAAGAGCAGCCTCAATGCCAGCGATGAGTACAAGGCGATGCGCAACAAGTCGAGTGCCACCTCAAGCTCCAGCTCATCGCAGGCCACGGTGCTGAGTGCCGGCTCGACGGCCACCTCGGCACCCACCACCTCCTCCGATGACTCGGACGATCTGCTGTCGTACAAGTCGTCGGCCTCCACCAATGCCTTGCTGGCCCAGTCGCAGGCCATGACCACCAGCCAGCTGATGTCGAAGTACTTAAAGCGAGAGCCGCGGGTACAGTTTACTCCGATCAAGTCGCCAGAGTCTCCATCGCCGCCTGGCGGTGGGGATGGTCTGCCCAAGGGCACCTACCAACTGGTCACGCCCACTGGCCCCGGCTCCAGCTCTTCTCTCAAGCCCAGCGCCACAACGGGAGCGATCAGCAAGCACACCACATCGTCGCCAAGCCAAGCGGACACGAACACTAatcacaccaacaacagccagaagTTGTCCTCGCCCTCGCGCCTCGCGAACAAGGACAGCAAGTCCGGAGCAGCGGTAAGTGGCTCCTCCTCGATTGTGTCGACCGGGCGGCGGCTGTTTGACAGCCtggcctcatcctcatcgtcggaGACGGAGACCAAGACCTACATTGGTGGAACCACAGCCAATGCCAGTGCATCCAGCAGCACGACAACCTACACCAACGACTCGCGGAACACAGCCAGCAGTAGTAATAAGTCGGTagcgggttcgggttcgggttcgggctCAGGCTCAGAGCACCGAAGCTATGGCAGCGCTCTCTTCGGGAGCAGCGGccttggcaatggcaatggggcCAGCGGCACCCACAACCATTTgggcaacagcaccaacagtCCCTTCACCAGcaccaatggcaatggcaaccaCAATGCCATGCATCTGTATGGCACTCTGCCAAAGAGTGGGGCCAATGCCAGTTCGGGTGCTGCCTTGtttggcagcagcgccagttCCTCCTACCACTCGAGCAGCGGTGCGGGCACGACAACCAGCAGCGGTGTCAGCTCCATGACGGGCTCCACCAATAGCTATGACTTCTACACGAGCAGCACCtcgagcggcggcagcagttcGCGTCCCTTTACCAATGGGGGCAACAATTACCACACCCTGGGCACATATCGGGCGCAGTATGCGGCCACCAATCCCTTCCTCGATGCCTTCGACGAGAAGCCCAGCAGCAATGGGGGCAACGGCGGTAGTAACAATGGCCATGGGGAGGATAAGCTCGGGGCGGACAAGGGCGGACATCATAGGGCGACCGTGATGGCGGCATTCCAATCGTCGGGCGACTCCAAGAACGGTAGCGATGAGTACGATGATCTCAAGTGAGGAGCCCAAACGATAACGAACTAGTACGATtacgataacgataacgattTCCATACAGATAGAccgatagacagacagacaatgcTGAAAGTGTTCTTTTGGAGTATTTACAGTTTACAAATTTACATAGAACGAAATAATAcgaataatatatatataaaaaaaaccgATAAGCAAACGATAAACAACCGATATATAATCGAAATAGAAAACTATGCTAAAAACCCACTGAACACGCGGATAAATGTatctctcctcctgctcttatttaacaaaaaaaaaaacggaaggCCGAACATGGCTGCCAAGCTTtctgtgcgtatgtgtgtgtgttgtgtgtgtgcgtgagtgtgtgtgtgtgtgtgtgtgaatgggcAGCCATTTAGCTAACCAAAAATCCGAATTCAATAACATTTACGAACAGTATTTTTGAATGAactaaaagcaacaaaaaaaaacccaaacaagaGAATGACAAACATCGTatacaacaaattacaaattataataaatagtAATAAAACACTAACAAACAGAACATGAACAAAACTTAAACCAAAAGGTTGACCGcgcatttaatttttacaagcaaacataacaaaaatcaacaacaatttctacatatatacagacaGACTTACATGCCTATAAATACATGCTAGATGTGCAATTTATgctaatgaaatatttttgcatagtACCCCCATCTACATATTGGAATACATACTCtgtacatacaacaaaaaaggagtCCTCGTTCCGCAAACTTTTTCTAATCCTTACACCAAGCAAACAACCAACCAGACAGCACACAGCCGTAtgcgatgtgtgtgtttcaatGTGACCAACTCTCTAATCTATAAAGCAGCTATACTATATCTTAATGTATGTGAAACAACTAAGCGAAAAAGCCCAAGACAAGTAAATTACTAGACAACTTTTCGAGCAATATATTTGCCTACAAATGTTTCTCTACGCCTCTTACACATGTATGTAATAAAAAACTTATACAATTATATCCAAAGATACCAACATTTGTATAAGGAAAACAAGAAATCCTTGGAGCTGCTTGTGTTCGATCAGCTGATGTTCGATCCATACATCACATGCAtacaccacaaacacacaagtaaaaaagaaaagaaaaacacatacaaatacatgAATTTATTGACGAATCGATGTGCTTAGTTTTTGGTATGAAACAAAGTCTGATATACACACTAATATACAACAATACagtataatatttataaacatttaaacataATTATACAAACaatggggaaaaacaaaacaaacaaaaaagaaaaactaacaaaaaaaaacactaaaaagtAAAACGatgaaaaagtaaaaagttaTAACtatacaataacaaaaacaattaaacacGCTTTGCGATTAGGGGACAGAATTT from Drosophila subobscura isolate 14011-0131.10 chromosome O, UCBerk_Dsub_1.0, whole genome shotgun sequence encodes:
- the LOC117897985 gene encoding rho GTPase-activating protein 100F isoform X3, yielding MQWKKKFTRLKAATGNSRVRRMLCCGRRKENGRSVPDVTASPGRAPPGPLPANQLSSLGNQQQQHGNQQQQHHGNQQQQHHGNQHQNRGQSGSISNAGVKDPVLLQGDFRKVSGISSEIFRQIEAVENDHDPNTAAALEAVERRGEMIVRILEPRCMGSKQAVDAAHKLMNKADGRHTVQLVEIVKRPGQTLGLYIREGNGADRTDGVFISRIALESAVYNSGCLRVGDEILAVNLVDVTHMSLDDVVIIMSIPRRLVLAIRQRRGNRGTNSPGPPTLSRPEQKPPPVVVIKRDLRDEDLDETDRMQRPPRSSRERRDGREMTESRSRLGLGLNNYSPQSEQLDMYYNTRGGGGGGGGGMPLNAMGEPPNWGYKPPPPPSSVITEQPTKGHAFAPSHAYYQNAGTLESLAEKVHAFYPGAPGQPVGPSRRMSTGTGNVGLAQQHARFPRSGSDQHLPRVEYADYSNSLGRHSLLRSSLKPGTGAPPMPVGVGGTLGRYGRYDQQRANTVSKYGPPAAGAQSLTRRSRPNLDYSSDTEATIGPRPSYYYYNRPAIGSMPRGAGGHVSGSAAATAALLASAADLNKFNSLPRERPGVRLQGIRTRISDRLVDENDGNTSAPEFDVRRGRDLRQRITASPSIFTADEYRAWLRRAPSSSAIAEQMRMTRDMFAQPRSQRFSCSAENIHDALRNTESIYSSRTGILGAGTLDRNMGLTRPISALPVRSMSSQHIGGAGSIRSPSIRRMRQLLELSAGPASPSGSIMSTGGHQSPAPTPSATLPRQHRQIDINPAEFAKYKLDKPIVDIGGVSGMLWIHLLAGRGLRTAPEGSGAQPGAPPGQTRDLYCVIECDRVHKARTVVRSGDLQFDWDESFELDLVGNKQLDVLVYSWDPQHRHKLCYRGAISLSAILRQSPLHQLALKVEPRGTIYIRMRHTDPLALYKRRGLPSLRAGYPTLFGADLETVVNRESKGAPGCAPVPIVLRRCVEEVERRGLDIIGLYRLCGSATKKRLLREAFERNSRAVELSPEHVPDINVITGVLKDYLRELPEPLFTRCLFQMTVDALAVCLPDDPEGNAKLMLSILDCLPRANRATLVFLLDHLSLVVSNSERNKMSAQALATVMGPPLMLHSASAQPGADIDHAQPIAVLKYLLQIWPQPQAQHQQLAQHMGGAVQGGSMMSGLATAGSMSNMAGVASGRRGESTGQRGSKVSALPADRQQLLLQQQQQLMAAGNLLRSSTSVTNILSQGHPQLSATANSHLYQSVVGQLAQSHRALQQAVQQPYQLAGSVGSAIPDQSPLPLPGTPSPGSSSASTGSGSGSGSGKSTDTIKRGASPVSVKQVKIIDTASPYSIVQKKPPLQKDAPIDAITPTTQSDAIGSALGLGKSYSGSGSSSTTTRKGNVDFYEPHKALSKSSAGDDFTTSYSSKYASLDTKKSGGYSGSSSYTPSKSSLNASDEYKAMRNKSSATSSSSSSQATVLSAGSTATSAPTTSSDDSDDLLSYKSSASTNALLAQSQAMTTSQLMSKYLKREPRVQFTPIKSPESPSPPGGGDGLPKGTYQLVTPTGPGSSSSLKPSATTGAISKHTTSSPSQADTNTNHTNNSQKLSSPSRLANKDSKSGAAVSGSSSIVSTGRRLFDSLASSSSSETETKTYIGGTTANASASSSTTTYTNDSRNTASSSNKSVAGSGSGSGSGSEHRSYGSALFGSSGLGNGNGASGTHNHLGNSTNSPFTSTNGNGNHNAMHLYGTLPKSGANASSGAALFGSSASSSYHSSSGAGTTTSSGVSSMTGSTNSYDFYTSSTSSGGSSSRPFTNGGNNYHTLGTYRAQYAATNPFLDAFDEKPSSNGGNGGSNNGHGEDKLGADKGGHHRATVMAAFQSSGDSKNGSDEYDDLK